Part of the Salinigranum rubrum genome is shown below.
CAGGCGGGGACGGGTTTCGGCCTCGCGATCGTCGAGCGCGTCGTCGAAGCACACGGCTGGCGAATCGACGTCACCGAGAGCGCGGCTGGCGGGGCGCGGTTCGAGGTGTCGTTCGACTCCTGATCTCTGCTCCGTCGCGCCGACTGACCCGGACCGTCAGCCGATGTACCGGAGGTCGTCGTCGGTCGGGACCGACCCCTGCTGATCCTGCATCTCCTGGATCTTGCCGACGACCTCCTCCATCTCCTCGGCGCGCTCTTCGAGCGCCTCGAAGCTGACGTCGAAGCCGAGGACGTCTTCGAGCACGACGAGGACGGCCTGTGCGCTCTTGGGGTCGACGAGGTAGCCGCTCGTCTCGCCCATCAGACAGGCGACTTCGAGGCCGCGGCGTCCGCCCAGGCCGAGCATGAGCCCCGAGACGCCGACGACGCCGCCCGCCGGTTCGTCCTCGCGGAACTCGACGCCGACGTCTTCGAGCGCCTCGATGTGCTCCCCGGCCGACACCGCACCGAGGACGCTCGGCTCCTCGACCAGTTCGCCGGTCGGGACCCCACCGAGCGCGAACACCTGCTGGACGCCTATCTCCTCGGCGAGGTCGAGAAACGCCTCCGTCAGGCGGTAGTGACCCGCGTTCGTCTGCGCCTGATGGTCCCCCGTCAGCACGAGGAGGTCGATACCGTCGGTCTCGTCGTCGGTCGCCTCGTCGGCGATGGTGACGGCGTGGAGCTCCGCCGACGCGAGTTCGGCGACGCCGTCGGTGATGGTTACCTGCGGCGGGAACTCGGTCGCGTACACCCGCCGTACGACCTCGCTCTCGAACTCTTCGAGGAGGTGTTCGACCGCCAGCTTCCCGACGTGGCCGACGCCCGGGAGCCCCTCGATGAGTATCGGGTCCGACAGCTCCGGCTCCGCCAACACCTCGACTTCGATGTCATCCATGTGCTCTAGTCGTGGCGGCGGGTCATAAGAGGGCGTTGGTCGGTGATGGGGCGTGGGAGACGAGTGCGCGGCTCTCGGTTCTGCGACCGATCGCGACGCCCGTCCCGAACGTGTCGGCGCCGTGTCCTCAGGTTATCAGGTGTGAATGTCGAACGGATAGGTTTTGATACTCCACCCTGCCACTGTGGACAATGGACACTACGCCGGTCGAGACGGTGCTGCTCGACCGCACCCTCGACATCGTCGTGCTCCTCGACGAGTCGGGCCGCTTCCGATACGCGAACTCCGCGGTCGAGCGTGTACTCGGCTACGCGCCCGACGACGTTCTGGGGCGGGACGCCCTCTCCCTCGTCCACCCTGACGACCGTCCACGCGTCTCCTCGGTGTTCACGCGCCTCGTCGACGCCGCTCCTCGCGACGCCGACGCACGGGCGCTGTCGCCCACGGAGTTTCGCTACCGCGCGGCGGACGGCTCGTGGGTCTGGCTGGCCGCGCAGATGTCGACCGAACCGGCGCTCGGCTCCGACGAGTACGTCGTCACCTGTCGCGACGTCAGCCCGCGGCGAGAGGCCGAGGCGGAACAGCGCCGCACTCACCAGCGGTTCCTCACCATCACCGAACACACCAACGACGTCCTCTGGATGTTCTCGGGCGACTACTCGGAGGTGCTGTTCATCAACTCGGCGTACGAGACGGTGTGGGGACGGTCGGTCGACGACCTTCGGGCCGACCCGACCGATTTCATCAACGGCGTCCACCCCGCGGACCGTGACCGGGTCCACGAGACGATGGCGCGGCTCTCCGACGGCGAGTCGGTCGACCTCGAATACCGCGTCGACGCCACCAACAGCTACCGGACGTGGGTCTGGGTCCAGGGGTACCCGCTCGTCGACGACGACGGATCGGTCTCGGCCGTCGTCGGCTTCGCCCGGGACGTGACCGACCGACGCGAGCGCGAGCGCCAACTCCTCGTGATGGACCGCCTCCTCCGTCACAACCTCCGCAACGAGATGAACCTCATCCTCGGACACGCGGAACAGGCCCGCTCGAACGGGGGCGAAGCCGTCGAAGCCGACGTCGCCCGCATCGTCCGGGCGGGCGAACACCTCCTGCGGACGGTCGACAAGGAGCGAGACGTCGTCGGCCTCCTCACCAACGACCCGGACCCCGTCGTCGTCGACCTCGTCGCGGTGACGACGGACATCTGCGGACGCGTCCGGGAGCGGTATCCGGAGGCGACCATCGAGGTGTCGCTTCCGGAGACGGTCGACGTCCGTGCGGTTCCGAAGCTCTCTCTCGCCATCTACGAACTCCTCACGAACGCCGTCGAACACGCCGACGTGGACGACCCGACGGTCACGCTCACCGTCAGGGTCGACCACGAGGACGATGGCGACGGGGAAAGCGTCGTCGGCAGCGATGACGGGGTCGCCGACAGCGACGACGACGGGGCCGGTGGCACGAGCGACGCCCGGACGGTCACGCTCTCGGTCGCTGACGAGTGCCCGCCGATTCCGATCCAGGAGATCCGTGTCCTCCGCGGCGAGCGCGACGTCCGCTCCGTCTACCACGGCAGCGGACTGGGGCTGTGGCTCGTCTACTGGGCCGTCGACCGTTCCGGTGGCGACCTCGCGTTCGGAAGCGGGACGCGGGGGAACACGGTCTCGGTCACGCTGGACGCGGCCTGACGGTAGCGACCCCGGTCAGTCGGGCGCTTCCCCATCTCCGCGACGCCTGCGTTTCAACCGCCGCCGGTACTCGCCGTAGGCGTCGGTGGGGTCGAACGGGGCCGGGGCGCTGTTCGTGGTTTCGGAGCCACAGACGGGACAGGTGTCGGAGAGGGCGTACACGGGCCGGTCGTGCGCCTCGCGCCAGGCGGCACAGACCCGGATGTCGGACTTCATCTCACGCTCGACGGCCCTACTCGTCGTCTTCGTGTCGCTCGCGGTGGTACGTGGCGGTCCCGCCGTGGGACTCGATGACCGACCGCGCGCGTCCGGCGGCCGTTTCGAGTTCGGACTCGGCCGTCTTGTAGTCGGGCGCGCGAACCTTGATGCGGTACTCGGGCGACCCGACGTACGTCACCTCGAGCTCGATCCCCTCGGGCACGTCGCCGTTGCCGCCGGCGGCCTTGAGCGCCTCGCGGATGTGCTCGACGCCGTCGCCGACCGGACAGCGGAGGTCGACGTAGCCCGTCACGTTCACGTACGGGACGGAGACGTTCTCGCGGGCGGTCTCGACGAACGCTTCGACCTCTTCTTCGTCTAAGTCGACGTCTTCGAGCGCGGCAGCGCCGTGGATGGCCGCCTGCTCGAACCCGTCGTAGAGGCTGTCGAACTCCGCGAGGACGGCGTTCGCGACGGCCGAGTACTGCTCGTCGGAGACGTCTTCGCCGAAGGCGAGCGACATCCACTTGTCGGCCTTCTGCTCGTTCTTCCACTCCTGGATCTTCTCCTTGCGCTGGTGCTCGTTGACGTCCTTGATCGAGAGGTCGATCTGCTGTGAGGACTCGTTGACGTCGAGCACCTTCGCGACGACCGTTTGTCCCTCGCGGACGTGGTCGCGGACGTTCTTGATCCAGCCCGAGGCCACCTCCGAAATGTGAGCCAGACCGCGCTTGTCCTCGTACTCTTCGAGGTCGATGAAGACGCCGAAGTCGGCGATGTCGTCGACCTTGCCGACCACGAGTTCGCCTTTGTCGGGCCAGCCACTGTACTTCATCTGTAACCCCCTCAGCGGGCCTCGACGGTTTCGACGATTTCGTGGTCGATCTGTGCCTTCCCGCCCGTGGGCGTCGCCAGCGTCGTGCCGCAGACGGCGCAGTTGACAGCGGTCGACGCCTTACCGAAGACGATCTGTTCGTTCTCGCAGTCGGTGCACTTGACGCGGTAGTACGAGCCTGCCATGGTTACTCCTGGAACTCCAGTCGGCCGGCGCGCCAGCCCTCGCGCATGTGCGCCTTGCCACAGTCGGAACAGCGGTACTTCAGGTGGGTCTTCTTCGTCGGCTTGTCGCCACCGGGCACCTTCGAGAACTTGCCGGCGTTCCCGATGGTGGCCTCGCCACGGCGCTCCTGGCGGGCGGCCCACTTCATCCCCGTCGCGCGGCCGGTACGGACCTTCTCGACCTCGTGTTCGTGGTGCGCGTTGCAGTGCGGACAGTACGTATTAAATCGGCGAGGTATCTGCATGTTATCTACCTTGCCGGGTTTTTGACGTCGCTCGTTAAAACCCGTTTGGTTCTTCTCTCGCTCGTGGGGGCTCCTCGCCGTTCGACAGTAGTTCACACGCGGTTCGGTGTGGTCCGCCCCGGCGAACGAACGTCTCGGGGTATTTTTGTCGGGACGTACAAGCCCCCTCCCATGCGTCGCCTGGCCGGGTGTCTGGCCGTCATCGTCGCCATCGTCCGGACGACCATCGAGGAGAAGATTCGCTATCCGGCGGCGGCGCTCGCGTACTACGCGTTCGTTTCGTTCGTCCCGCTCTTGGTGCTGGTCTTCGCCGCCGTCGGTGGACAGTACGCGACGGAACTCTCGCGGACCTTCCCGCAGTTTCTCACCCCGGCAGTCAGGCGACTGGTCGACCGGTCGGTGACCACCGCGTCCGGTCGAACCGGTGCGGGCCTGCTCGCCGTGGCCGTCCTGGGATGGAGCGGTGCGAACTTCGTCGGCGACGTCCGAACCGTCGTCCAGCGGGTCGAGGGAACCGCCGGGGGGTCGCTCGGACAGTGGCTTCTCGACGCCGTCGCCGTCGTCGGCAGTCTGGTGACGGCGGCTCTCACCGTCGTCACGGTGAACCTCCTCATCTCGGTTCTCTCCCTCGGCCGCGTCGTCGGACTCGTCGCCTTCGCCGGACTGTGGCTCGCCCTCACGGTCGCGTTCGTCGCGCTGTACTACGTTCCGTCGGGACTGGTGACGTCGCCGTGGGAAGCGCTCCCCGGTGCAGTCACCGCCTCGTTCGGCTGGACCCTCCTCCAAGCGGC
Proteins encoded:
- a CDS encoding RNA-protein complex protein Nop10; amino-acid sequence: MKSDIRVCAAWREAHDRPVYALSDTCPVCGSETTNSAPAPFDPTDAYGEYRRRLKRRRRGDGEAPD
- a CDS encoding proteasome assembly chaperone family protein; protein product: MDDIEVEVLAEPELSDPILIEGLPGVGHVGKLAVEHLLEEFESEVVRRVYATEFPPQVTITDGVAELASAELHAVTIADEATDDETDGIDLLVLTGDHQAQTNAGHYRLTEAFLDLAEEIGVQQVFALGGVPTGELVEEPSVLGAVSAGEHIEALEDVGVEFREDEPAGGVVGVSGLMLGLGGRRGLEVACLMGETSGYLVDPKSAQAVLVVLEDVLGFDVSFEALEERAEEMEEVVGKIQEMQDQQGSVPTDDDLRYIG
- a CDS encoding translation initiation factor IF-2 subunit alpha; translated protein: MKYSGWPDKGELVVGKVDDIADFGVFIDLEEYEDKRGLAHISEVASGWIKNVRDHVREGQTVVAKVLDVNESSQQIDLSIKDVNEHQRKEKIQEWKNEQKADKWMSLAFGEDVSDEQYSAVANAVLAEFDSLYDGFEQAAIHGAAALEDVDLDEEEVEAFVETARENVSVPYVNVTGYVDLRCPVGDGVEHIREALKAAGGNGDVPEGIELEVTYVGSPEYRIKVRAPDYKTAESELETAAGRARSVIESHGGTATYHRERHEDDE
- a CDS encoding 50S ribosomal protein L44e, producing MQIPRRFNTYCPHCNAHHEHEVEKVRTGRATGMKWAARQERRGEATIGNAGKFSKVPGGDKPTKKTHLKYRCSDCGKAHMREGWRAGRLEFQE
- a CDS encoding YhjD/YihY/BrkB family envelope integrity protein, which encodes MRRLAGCLAVIVAIVRTTIEEKIRYPAAALAYYAFVSFVPLLVLVFAAVGGQYATELSRTFPQFLTPAVRRLVDRSVTTASGRTGAGLLAVAVLGWSGANFVGDVRTVVQRVEGTAGGSLGQWLLDAVAVVGSLVTAALTVVTVNLLISVLSLGRVVGLVAFAGLWLALTVAFVALYYVPSGLVTSPWEALPGAVTASFGWTLLQAALHLYSVNAGRYAVYGVLSGVIILLTTLYLAALVLLVGFVVNAQIHTALAARDE
- a CDS encoding PAS domain-containing sensor histidine kinase: MDTTPVETVLLDRTLDIVVLLDESGRFRYANSAVERVLGYAPDDVLGRDALSLVHPDDRPRVSSVFTRLVDAAPRDADARALSPTEFRYRAADGSWVWLAAQMSTEPALGSDEYVVTCRDVSPRREAEAEQRRTHQRFLTITEHTNDVLWMFSGDYSEVLFINSAYETVWGRSVDDLRADPTDFINGVHPADRDRVHETMARLSDGESVDLEYRVDATNSYRTWVWVQGYPLVDDDGSVSAVVGFARDVTDRRERERQLLVMDRLLRHNLRNEMNLILGHAEQARSNGGEAVEADVARIVRAGEHLLRTVDKERDVVGLLTNDPDPVVVDLVAVTTDICGRVRERYPEATIEVSLPETVDVRAVPKLSLAIYELLTNAVEHADVDDPTVTLTVRVDHEDDGDGESVVGSDDGVADSDDDGAGGTSDARTVTLSVADECPPIPIQEIRVLRGERDVRSVYHGSGLGLWLVYWAVDRSGGDLAFGSGTRGNTVSVTLDAA
- a CDS encoding 30S ribosomal protein S27e, with translation MAGSYYRVKCTDCENEQIVFGKASTAVNCAVCGTTLATPTGGKAQIDHEIVETVEAR